Proteins encoded by one window of Streptomyces sp. ALI-76-A:
- a CDS encoding sugar kinase: MTASLPGHDASSADERARPPEDRRHMIRRRALTLSIIVVLIGVPAGYLVISANQSRDSGKDKEAKYSATGLTAGWPSRVQRRLYQVPVPHPADQIAYYETNNWKTSRLYVQFRTSGAGLDAFLTGIGADRSELEQGDITISDRDQNVTGWSFEGPGPWWGLVHPQKNPAPTQDVVVNLSDPASPMVFVVSRTVP, from the coding sequence GTGACCGCCTCGCTCCCAGGCCACGATGCGTCGTCCGCGGACGAGCGGGCCCGGCCGCCCGAGGACCGCCGGCACATGATCCGACGCAGGGCGCTGACGCTGAGCATCATCGTGGTCCTGATCGGCGTCCCGGCCGGCTACCTGGTGATCTCCGCCAACCAGAGCCGGGACAGCGGCAAGGACAAGGAGGCGAAGTACTCCGCCACCGGCCTCACCGCGGGCTGGCCCTCCCGGGTGCAGCGCCGCCTGTACCAGGTGCCCGTCCCGCACCCGGCGGACCAGATCGCGTACTACGAGACCAACAACTGGAAGACCAGCCGTCTCTACGTCCAGTTCCGCACCAGCGGGGCCGGCCTGGACGCCTTCCTCACGGGCATCGGTGCCGACCGGAGCGAACTCGAGCAGGGCGACATCACCATCAGCGACCGGGACCAGAACGTCACCGGCTGGTCGTTCGAGGGCCCCGGCCCCTGGTGGGGCCTGGTCCACCCGCAGAAGAACCCGGCGCCCACCCAGGACGTCGTCGTCAACCTGTCCGACCCGGCGTCCCCCATGGTGTTCGTCGTGTCGCGCACCGTGCCGTAG
- a CDS encoding DEAD/DEAH box helicase, with amino-acid sequence MRDTASVAGRAEESVPLRLAAVFLPAPLPRDGRVAFWDPEDGEVPAAHSEITVVRRHGAAVRRRTAPALSLPLGEALPLLVRARRDPAAHPATACWGAAALHALRLTARGRLLPGLTATGHDAWRAGPLDPEDIAHLRAVAAALPHEGHAVPLAGPGPLRLPAPEALMRAFVDAVADTLPRTPAAPFVSGRPFAAREPQRLPDAQDWAAEVAAGMDAGVRISLRLDLSAYDLFDDAGDRLRSAGAAVVQVHSLADPTIVADAATLWAGEADAAFGPRARVDASLAVRRAARVWPPLDRLSEQDVPDVLALSDEEVGDLLGVAATRLAAAGVAVHWPRDLAQDLSAAAVVRPAPGSATDGTGFFESEELLQFRWQLALGGDPLSEAEMDTLAEAHRPVVRLRDQWVLVDPALVRKARKRELGLLDPVDALSVALTGSAEVDGETVEAVPVGALATLRDRLTAGLRPVEPPAGLRATLRDYQLRGLAWLDLMTSLGLGGCLADDMGLGKTITLIALHLRRARPEPTLVICPASLLGNWQREITRFAPGVPVRRFHGPDRTLDGLDGGFVLTTYGTMRSTAPRLAEQRWGMVVADEAQHVKNPYSATAKALRTIPSPARVALTGTPVENNLSELWALLDWTTPGLLGPLKSFRARHARAVENGEDEEAVARLARLVRPFLLRRKKSDPGIVPELPPKTETDHPVPLTREQAALYEAVVRESLLAIETANGIARRGLVLKLLGALKQICDHPALYLKEDVPPTAGDRLAARSGKLLLLDELLDTLLAEDRSALVFTQYVGMARLIASHLAARAVPVELLHGGTPVPERERMVDRFQDGATPVLVLSLKAAGTGLNLTRAGHVVHFDRWWNPAVEEQATDRAYRIGQTQPVQVHRLITEGTVEDRIAEMLEAKRALADAILGSGESALTELTDRELSDLVSLRSTS; translated from the coding sequence ATGAGGGACACGGCATCGGTGGCCGGTCGGGCGGAGGAGAGCGTCCCCCTGCGGCTCGCCGCCGTCTTCCTGCCCGCGCCCCTCCCGCGGGACGGCCGCGTCGCCTTCTGGGACCCCGAGGACGGCGAGGTGCCCGCGGCCCACTCGGAGATCACCGTCGTACGACGGCACGGGGCGGCGGTGCGCCGCCGGACCGCCCCCGCGCTGTCACTGCCCCTCGGCGAGGCCCTGCCCCTGCTGGTGCGCGCCCGCCGCGACCCCGCCGCCCACCCCGCCACCGCCTGCTGGGGAGCGGCCGCGCTGCACGCGCTGCGGCTCACCGCCCGCGGCCGGCTGCTCCCCGGCCTGACGGCCACCGGCCACGACGCCTGGCGGGCCGGCCCGCTGGACCCGGAGGACATCGCCCACCTGCGCGCGGTCGCCGCCGCCCTGCCCCACGAGGGCCACGCGGTCCCGCTGGCCGGCCCCGGGCCGCTCCGGCTGCCCGCGCCGGAAGCGCTGATGCGCGCCTTCGTCGACGCGGTCGCGGACACCCTGCCCCGCACGCCCGCCGCGCCGTTCGTGTCCGGCCGGCCGTTCGCGGCCCGCGAACCCCAGCGTCTGCCCGACGCCCAGGACTGGGCGGCCGAGGTCGCCGCCGGCATGGACGCGGGCGTGCGGATCTCCCTCCGCCTCGACCTGTCGGCGTACGACCTGTTCGACGACGCGGGCGACCGCCTGCGCAGCGCGGGCGCGGCGGTCGTCCAGGTGCACAGTCTCGCCGACCCGACGATCGTGGCGGACGCGGCGACGCTGTGGGCCGGCGAGGCGGACGCGGCTTTCGGGCCCCGCGCGCGCGTGGACGCGTCCCTCGCCGTGCGGCGCGCGGCCCGTGTCTGGCCCCCGCTCGACCGGCTCTCCGAGCAGGACGTGCCCGACGTGCTGGCGCTGTCCGACGAGGAGGTGGGCGACCTGCTCGGCGTGGCCGCGACCCGGCTCGCCGCGGCCGGGGTCGCCGTGCACTGGCCCCGCGACCTCGCGCAGGACCTCAGCGCGGCCGCGGTGGTGCGGCCCGCCCCGGGCTCGGCGACCGACGGCACCGGCTTCTTCGAGAGCGAGGAACTGCTCCAGTTCCGCTGGCAGCTGGCGCTCGGCGGCGACCCGCTCAGCGAGGCCGAGATGGACACCCTCGCCGAGGCCCACCGCCCGGTGGTCCGCCTCAGGGACCAGTGGGTGTTGGTCGACCCGGCCCTCGTCCGCAAGGCCCGCAAGCGTGAACTGGGCCTGCTCGACCCGGTCGACGCGCTCTCCGTCGCCCTCACCGGCAGCGCGGAGGTGGACGGCGAGACCGTCGAGGCGGTGCCGGTGGGCGCCCTGGCCACCCTGCGCGACCGGCTGACGGCCGGACTGCGGCCCGTCGAGCCGCCCGCCGGTCTGCGGGCGACCCTGCGGGACTACCAACTCCGCGGTCTGGCCTGGCTCGACCTCATGACCTCCCTCGGCCTCGGCGGCTGCCTCGCCGACGACATGGGACTCGGCAAGACGATCACCCTCATCGCCCTGCACCTGCGCCGGGCACGCCCGGAGCCGACCCTCGTCATCTGCCCGGCCTCCCTGCTCGGCAACTGGCAGCGGGAGATCACCCGGTTCGCGCCCGGCGTCCCCGTCCGCCGCTTCCACGGCCCCGACCGCACCCTGGACGGCCTCGACGGCGGTTTCGTCCTCACCACGTACGGCACCATGAGGTCGACGGCACCGCGCCTGGCCGAGCAGCGCTGGGGCATGGTCGTCGCCGACGAGGCACAGCACGTGAAGAACCCGTACTCGGCGACCGCGAAGGCCCTGCGTACGATCCCGTCCCCGGCGCGCGTGGCCCTGACCGGCACCCCCGTCGAGAACAACCTCTCCGAGCTGTGGGCGCTGCTGGACTGGACGACACCCGGACTGCTGGGCCCCCTGAAGTCCTTCCGCGCCCGGCACGCGCGCGCGGTGGAGAACGGCGAGGACGAGGAGGCGGTCGCCCGGCTCGCCCGCCTGGTGCGCCCCTTCCTGCTGCGCCGCAAGAAGTCCGACCCCGGGATCGTCCCCGAACTGCCGCCGAAGACCGAGACGGACCACCCGGTCCCGCTCACCCGCGAACAGGCCGCGCTGTACGAGGCGGTGGTGCGCGAGTCGCTGCTGGCCATCGAGACCGCGAACGGCATCGCCCGCCGGGGCCTGGTGCTGAAGCTGCTGGGCGCGCTGAAGCAGATCTGCGACCACCCCGCGCTGTACCTGAAGGAGGACGTCCCGCCGACGGCCGGGGACCGCCTGGCCGCCCGCTCCGGAAAGCTCCTCCTCCTCGACGAACTGCTGGACACGCTGCTGGCCGAGGACCGCTCGGCGCTCGTCTTCACCCAGTACGTGGGCATGGCCCGCCTGATCGCCTCCCACCTGGCCGCCCGCGCGGTCCCGGTGGAGCTCCTGCACGGGGGCACACCGGTACCGGAACGGGAGCGCATGGTGGACCGCTTCCAGGACGGGGCGACGCCGGTCCTGGTGCTGTCGCTGAAGGCGGCCGGCACCGGACTGAACCTCACCCGCGCGGGACACGTCGTCCACTTCGACCGCTGGTGGAACCCCGCCGTCGAGGAACAGGCCACCGACCGCGCCTACCGCATCGGGCAGACCCAGCCGGTCCAGGTCCACCGCCTCATCACGGAGGGCACGGTGGAAGACCGCATCGCCGAGATGCTGGAGGCCAAGCGCGCCCTCGCCGACGCGATCCTCGGCTCCGGCGAGTCGGCCCTCACGGAGCTGACCGACCGCGAACTGTCCGACCTGGTCTCCCTCAGGAGCACGTCATGA
- a CDS encoding response regulator transcription factor gives MTAIRVLLVDDDPLVRAGLSLMMGGAEDIEIVGEAADGREVESLVDRTRPDVVLMDIRMPSVDGLTATELLRGRAEAPQVVVLTTFHADEQVLRALRAGAAGFVLKDTPPAEIVAAVRRVAAGDPVLSPTVTRQLMAHAAGSAAGTRRTRARARIAALNDREREVAVAVGRGLANAQIAVALFMSVATVKTHVSRVLAKLDLNNRVQIALLVYDAGLLEEGEADGH, from the coding sequence ATGACTGCGATCAGAGTGCTGCTCGTCGATGACGACCCGCTGGTCAGAGCCGGCCTGTCCTTGATGATGGGCGGCGCCGAGGACATCGAGATCGTGGGTGAGGCGGCCGACGGACGCGAGGTGGAGTCACTCGTCGACCGCACCCGCCCGGACGTCGTCCTGATGGACATCCGGATGCCGTCGGTGGACGGCCTGACCGCCACCGAGCTGCTGCGCGGCCGGGCCGAGGCCCCGCAGGTCGTGGTCCTGACCACCTTCCACGCCGACGAGCAGGTGCTGCGGGCCCTGCGCGCGGGCGCCGCCGGGTTCGTCCTCAAGGACACCCCGCCCGCCGAGATCGTCGCCGCGGTACGCCGGGTCGCGGCCGGCGACCCCGTCCTGTCGCCCACCGTGACCCGCCAGTTGATGGCGCACGCGGCCGGCAGCGCCGCCGGCACGCGCCGCACCCGCGCCCGCGCGCGGATCGCCGCCCTCAACGACCGCGAACGCGAGGTCGCCGTCGCGGTCGGCCGGGGGCTGGCCAACGCGCAGATCGCCGTCGCGCTCTTCATGAGCGTCGCCACGGTGAAGACCCATGTCTCCCGTGTCCTGGCCAAACTCGACCTCAACAACCGGGTGCAGATCGCCCTGCTGGTGTACGACGCGGGACTTCTGGAGGAAGGTGAGGCGGACGGGCACTAG
- a CDS encoding ROK family glucokinase gives MSTYGNFSAPIGSRRATALRTVGTRERRSHLTAPRVPTVGIDIGGTKVMAGVVDADGNILEKLRTETPDKSKSPKVVEDTIVELVLDLSDRHDVHAVGIGAAGWVDADRNRVLFAPHLSWRNEPLRDRIAGRLAVPVLVDNDANTAAWAEWRFGAGRGEDHLVMITLGTGIGGAILEDGQVKRGKYGVAGEFGHMQVVPGGHRCPCGNRGCWEQYSSGNALVREARELAAADSPVAYGIIEHVKGNIADITGPMITELAREGDAMCTELLQDIGQWLGVGIANLAAALDPSCFVIGGGVSAADDLLIGPARDAFKRQLTGRGYRPEARIVRAQLGPEAGMVGAADLARLVARRFRRANRRRVERYERYERYTEARRTSQGSA, from the coding sequence ATGAGCACCTACGGCAACTTCAGCGCCCCCATCGGCTCCCGCCGCGCGACCGCCCTCCGCACGGTCGGCACGAGGGAGCGCCGCTCGCACCTCACCGCCCCCCGCGTTCCCACGGTCGGCATCGACATCGGGGGCACGAAGGTGATGGCGGGCGTCGTCGACGCCGACGGCAACATCCTGGAGAAGCTCCGCACGGAGACCCCGGACAAGTCCAAGAGCCCCAAGGTCGTCGAGGACACCATCGTCGAACTGGTCCTGGACCTGTCGGACCGGCACGACGTGCACGCGGTCGGCATCGGCGCGGCCGGCTGGGTCGACGCCGACCGCAACCGCGTCCTGTTCGCACCCCACCTGTCGTGGCGCAACGAGCCGCTGCGCGACCGCATCGCCGGCCGCCTCGCCGTGCCCGTCCTGGTCGACAACGACGCCAACACCGCTGCCTGGGCCGAGTGGCGCTTCGGCGCCGGCCGCGGCGAGGACCACCTCGTCATGATCACGCTGGGCACCGGCATCGGCGGCGCGATCCTGGAGGACGGGCAGGTCAAGCGCGGCAAGTACGGCGTCGCCGGCGAGTTCGGTCACATGCAGGTCGTGCCCGGCGGCCACCGCTGCCCGTGCGGCAACCGCGGCTGCTGGGAGCAGTACAGCTCCGGCAACGCGCTGGTCAGGGAGGCGCGCGAGCTGGCCGCGGCCGACTCCCCGGTGGCGTACGGGATCATCGAGCACGTCAAGGGCAACATCGCCGACATCACCGGCCCGATGATCACCGAGCTGGCCCGCGAGGGCGACGCGATGTGCACCGAGCTGCTCCAGGACATCGGCCAGTGGCTCGGCGTCGGCATCGCCAACCTGGCCGCCGCCCTCGACCCGTCCTGCTTCGTGATCGGCGGCGGGGTCTCGGCCGCCGACGACCTGCTGATCGGCCCCGCGCGGGACGCCTTCAAGCGGCAGCTCACCGGGCGCGGATACCGCCCCGAGGCCCGGATCGTCCGCGCCCAGCTGGGTCCCGAGGCCGGCATGGTCGGAGCCGCCGACCTCGCCCGTCTCGTCGCCCGCCGCTTCCGCCGCGCCAACCGCCGCCGGGTGGAGCGCTACGAGCGCTACGAGCGGTACACGGAGGCCCGCCGTACGTCGCAGGGGTCCGCGTGA
- a CDS encoding SDR family oxidoreductase: MTPNPVTAAHGSPATSHGPLHGTVALVTGGSRGIGAATALRLAQEGADVALTYVNGKDAAEDVVRAVEALGRRAVALRADSADAEEAAGAVARTAEALGGRLDILVNNVGIGLLGPLESLSVADVDRVLAVNVRGVFLASQAAASRMTAGGRIITVGSCVTQRVPGPGTTLYTMSKSALVGLTKALARELGARGITANIVHPGPVDTDMNPAGGPFAEGQAAMTALGRFGDAAEVASTVAHLAAADYVTGAEFSVDGGHAA, encoded by the coding sequence ATGACACCGAACCCTGTGACAGCGGCTCACGGATCCCCGGCCACGTCCCACGGCCCGCTGCACGGCACCGTCGCGCTGGTGACCGGCGGCAGCCGGGGCATCGGCGCGGCGACGGCCCTGCGGCTCGCCCAGGAGGGCGCGGACGTGGCCCTGACCTATGTGAACGGCAAGGATGCGGCCGAGGACGTGGTGCGGGCCGTCGAGGCGCTGGGACGCCGGGCGGTCGCCCTGCGCGCGGACTCCGCGGACGCGGAGGAGGCGGCGGGGGCCGTGGCGCGGACCGCGGAGGCCCTCGGGGGCCGGCTGGACATCCTGGTGAACAACGTGGGCATCGGGCTGCTCGGCCCCCTGGAGAGCCTGTCGGTCGCCGACGTGGACCGGGTGCTCGCCGTGAACGTGCGCGGGGTGTTCCTCGCGTCCCAGGCGGCCGCCTCGCGCATGACGGCGGGGGGCCGGATCATCACCGTCGGGTCGTGCGTGACGCAGCGGGTGCCGGGGCCCGGGACGACGCTCTACACCATGAGCAAGTCGGCGCTGGTCGGCCTGACGAAGGCGCTGGCCAGGGAGTTGGGGGCGCGGGGGATCACGGCGAACATCGTGCATCCGGGGCCGGTCGACACGGACATGAACCCGGCGGGCGGGCCCTTCGCGGAGGGGCAGGCGGCGATGACGGCGCTGGGGCGGTTCGGCGACGCGGCGGAGGTGGCGTCCACGGTCGCCCACCTGGCGGCGGCGGACTACGTCACGGGCGCGGAGTTCTCGGTGGACGGGGGGCATGCGGCGTGA
- a CDS encoding GntR family transcriptional regulator, whose protein sequence is MTLDLHVDRSSPVPLYFQLSQQLEAAIEHGALTPGSLLGNEIELAARLGLSRPTVRQAIQSLVDKGLLVRRRGVGTQVVHSQVKRPLELSSLFDDLEAAGQRPATKVLVNAVVPAPAEIAAALGVAEDSEVHQVERLRLAHGEPMAYLCNHLPPGLLDLDTEQLETTGLYRMMRSAGITLHSARQSIGARAATAVEAERLTEQEGAPLLTMQRTTFDDTGRAVEFGSHTYRPSRYSFEFQLLVRP, encoded by the coding sequence GTGACGCTCGATCTCCATGTGGACCGCAGCAGCCCCGTGCCGCTGTACTTCCAGCTGTCGCAGCAACTGGAGGCGGCGATCGAGCACGGAGCGCTCACTCCCGGCAGCCTGCTGGGCAACGAGATCGAGCTCGCCGCACGGCTCGGCCTGTCACGGCCCACGGTCCGCCAGGCCATCCAGTCGCTCGTCGACAAGGGCCTGCTCGTGCGCCGTCGCGGGGTCGGCACCCAGGTCGTGCACAGCCAGGTCAAGCGGCCCCTGGAACTCAGCAGCCTCTTCGACGACCTGGAGGCGGCCGGCCAGCGCCCCGCCACGAAGGTGCTCGTCAACGCGGTCGTCCCGGCGCCCGCGGAGATCGCGGCCGCCCTCGGCGTGGCCGAGGACAGCGAGGTGCACCAGGTGGAACGGCTGCGCCTCGCGCACGGGGAGCCGATGGCGTACCTGTGCAACCACCTGCCGCCCGGCCTGCTCGACCTGGACACCGAACAGCTGGAGACCACCGGCCTCTACCGGATGATGCGGTCCGCCGGGATCACCCTGCACAGCGCCCGCCAGTCCATCGGGGCCCGCGCGGCCACCGCCGTCGAGGCCGAGCGGCTCACCGAGCAGGAGGGTGCCCCGCTGCTCACCATGCAGCGCACCACCTTCGACGACACCGGCCGCGCGGTCGAGTTCGGCAGCCACACCTACCGTCCGAGCCGCTACTCCTTCGAGTTCCAGCTGCTCGTCCGGCCGTGA
- a CDS encoding Gfo/Idh/MocA family oxidoreductase — protein MRIGVIGTGRIGTIHANTLSRHREVGSLIVTDADPARAQDLAHRLGETAAPGVDEIFRWGVDAVVITTSTSAHAELIGRAARSGLPVFCEKPIALDLAGTLQALGEVEAAGTVLQMGFQRRFDTGYTGAREAVRAGRLGRLHTVRALTSDQAPPPAAYLPVSGGLYRDTLIHDFDMLRWVTGHEVVDVYAAGSDAGPEMFRAAGDVDTGAALLTLDDGTLATATATRLNGAGYDVRMELAGELDQIVVGLDDRTPIASTEPTGPPAADKPWAGFLERFGPAYEAELCAFVDVVRGQLANPCDGREVLQALRIAEACEVSRRERRAVALAEIPGGV, from the coding sequence ATGCGCATCGGAGTCATCGGTACGGGCCGTATCGGCACCATTCACGCGAACACGCTCAGCCGGCACCGGGAGGTCGGCTCCCTGATCGTCACGGACGCGGACCCGGCCCGGGCCCAGGATCTCGCCCACCGGCTGGGCGAGACGGCGGCACCGGGGGTCGACGAGATCTTCCGCTGGGGCGTGGACGCCGTGGTGATCACCACGTCGACCTCGGCGCACGCCGAACTGATCGGCCGGGCGGCACGCTCGGGGCTGCCGGTGTTCTGCGAGAAGCCCATCGCGCTCGATCTGGCCGGCACGTTACAGGCACTCGGCGAGGTCGAGGCGGCTGGAACGGTTCTGCAGATGGGGTTCCAGCGCCGCTTCGACACGGGCTACACGGGAGCGCGCGAGGCGGTGCGCGCGGGGCGGCTCGGCCGGCTGCACACCGTGCGGGCGCTGACGTCCGACCAGGCGCCGCCGCCGGCCGCGTACCTGCCGGTGTCCGGCGGGCTCTACCGGGACACCCTGATCCATGACTTCGACATGCTGCGCTGGGTGACGGGGCACGAGGTCGTCGACGTGTACGCGGCCGGGTCCGACGCCGGTCCCGAGATGTTCCGCGCGGCGGGCGACGTCGACACGGGCGCGGCGCTGCTCACCCTGGACGACGGCACCCTCGCCACGGCCACGGCCACGCGGCTGAACGGGGCGGGCTACGACGTGCGGATGGAGCTGGCCGGGGAGCTGGACCAGATCGTGGTGGGCCTGGACGACCGCACACCGATCGCGTCCACCGAGCCGACCGGGCCGCCGGCCGCGGACAAGCCGTGGGCCGGGTTCCTGGAACGGTTCGGCCCCGCCTACGAGGCCGAGCTGTGCGCGTTCGTCGACGTGGTCCGGGGGCAGCTGGCCAACCCGTGCGACGGGCGGGAGGTGTTGCAGGCGCTGCGGATCGCCGAGGCCTGCGAGGTGTCGCGGCGGGAGCGGCGGGCGGTGGCACTGGCGGAGATTCCCGGCGGGGTGTGA
- a CDS encoding histidine kinase encodes MPTVSGDESAVVPKAFGGRRWLLPSALLAEFEPDAGRPGLRPRRTGRDWIVDFSCFFLAVLIGIVGADAVTDNPHVPHDLAVLDQLLGALACAAVWLRRRWPVGLAVATLPVGMISDTAGGACMIALFTLAVHRPFRHVAWLGSLNLATVPVYFWLRPDPELPYVAAVVLFGALTAALVGWGMLVRAKRQLMLSLRDRARRAETEALLRAEQAQRLAREAIAREMHDVLAHRLTLLSVHAGALEFRPDAPRQEVARAAGVIRESAHEALQDLREIIGVLRAGEGDDGGRPQPTLAALDLLVAESREAGMKVTLDSRVTDAGAVPASVGRTAYRIAQEGLTNARKHAPGTEVTVSVTGAPGEGLTVSVRNPPTEGEIPPVPGSGQGLIGLTERATLTGGRLEHGPAADGGFGLRAWLPWG; translated from the coding sequence TTGCCGACCGTGAGTGGTGACGAGAGCGCGGTCGTGCCGAAGGCCTTCGGGGGGCGGCGGTGGCTGCTGCCGTCGGCCCTGCTGGCGGAGTTCGAGCCCGACGCCGGCCGGCCCGGCCTGCGGCCCAGGCGCACCGGCCGCGACTGGATCGTCGACTTCTCCTGCTTCTTCCTGGCCGTCCTGATCGGCATCGTCGGCGCCGACGCGGTCACCGACAACCCGCACGTCCCGCACGACCTCGCCGTCCTGGACCAGCTGCTCGGCGCCCTCGCCTGCGCCGCCGTATGGCTGCGCCGCCGCTGGCCGGTCGGGCTGGCCGTGGCGACCCTCCCGGTCGGGATGATCTCGGACACCGCGGGCGGCGCGTGCATGATCGCCCTGTTCACGCTCGCCGTGCACCGCCCCTTCCGGCACGTGGCCTGGCTGGGGAGCCTGAACCTCGCGACGGTCCCCGTCTACTTCTGGCTGCGCCCCGACCCCGAGCTGCCGTACGTCGCCGCGGTCGTCCTCTTCGGGGCGCTGACCGCGGCCCTGGTCGGCTGGGGCATGCTGGTGCGCGCCAAGCGGCAGCTCATGCTGAGCCTGCGCGACCGCGCCCGGCGGGCCGAGACCGAGGCGCTGCTGCGCGCGGAGCAGGCCCAGCGGCTGGCCCGGGAGGCCATCGCCCGGGAGATGCACGACGTGCTCGCGCACCGGCTCACGCTGCTGAGCGTGCACGCGGGCGCCCTGGAGTTCCGGCCGGACGCGCCCCGGCAGGAGGTCGCCCGGGCGGCCGGGGTCATCCGGGAGAGCGCGCACGAGGCCCTGCAGGACCTGCGGGAGATCATCGGCGTGCTGCGGGCGGGCGAGGGGGACGACGGGGGCCGTCCACAGCCCACGCTGGCCGCGCTGGACCTGCTGGTCGCCGAGTCCCGCGAGGCCGGCATGAAGGTCACCCTCGACAGCCGCGTCACCGACGCCGGCGCGGTCCCCGCCTCGGTCGGCCGCACCGCGTACCGCATCGCCCAGGAGGGCCTGACCAACGCCCGCAAGCACGCCCCGGGCACCGAGGTCACGGTGTCCGTCACCGGCGCCCCGGGCGAGGGCCTCACCGTGTCCGTGCGCAACCCGCCGACCGAGGGCGAGATCCCTCCCGTCCCCGGATCCGGACAGGGCCTGATCGGTCTCACCGAACGCGCGACGCTGACCGGGGGCCGGCTGGAACACGGGCCCGCGGCGGACGGCGGGTTCGGGCTGCGGGCCTGGCTGCCGTGGGGGTGA
- the alc gene encoding allantoicase: MTAIPSFTGDANPYGGGDPYADYRTAAFPFTQYADLADRRLGASVIAANDEFFAQRENLLLPGPAVFDPERFGHKGKIMDGWETRRRRGASADHPWPTADDHDWALVRLGAPGVIHGIVVDTAHFRGNHPQAVSVEGTSVPGAPSPEDLLGDDVTWTTLVPRTPVGGHAANGFTVGVARRCTHLRVNQHPDGGIARLRVYGEVVPDPAWLGALGTFDVVALENGGQVEDASDRFYSPATNTIQPGRSRQMDDGWETRRRRDRGHDWIRYRLAAQSRIRAVGIDTAYLKGNSAGWASVSVRDGADGAWTEVLPRTRLQPDTDHRFVLPSPAVGTHARVDIHPDGGISRLRLHGELTDQGAAALAARHQELGG; this comes from the coding sequence GTGACGGCGATCCCCAGCTTCACCGGCGACGCGAACCCCTACGGAGGCGGTGACCCGTACGCGGACTACCGCACCGCCGCCTTCCCCTTCACCCAGTACGCCGACCTCGCCGACCGCCGGCTCGGCGCCTCGGTCATCGCCGCCAACGACGAGTTCTTCGCCCAGCGGGAGAACCTGCTGCTGCCCGGACCGGCCGTGTTCGACCCCGAGCGCTTCGGGCACAAGGGCAAGATCATGGACGGCTGGGAGACCCGCCGCCGCCGGGGAGCCTCCGCCGACCACCCCTGGCCCACGGCCGACGACCACGACTGGGCCCTGGTCCGCCTCGGCGCCCCCGGCGTGATCCACGGCATCGTCGTCGACACGGCCCACTTCCGCGGCAATCACCCGCAGGCGGTCTCCGTCGAGGGCACCTCGGTCCCGGGCGCCCCGTCCCCGGAGGACCTGCTGGGGGACGACGTGACGTGGACCACGCTGGTCCCGCGCACCCCGGTCGGCGGCCACGCGGCGAACGGCTTCACGGTCGGCGTCGCGCGGCGCTGCACCCACCTGCGGGTCAACCAGCACCCCGACGGGGGCATCGCGCGGCTGCGCGTGTACGGCGAGGTCGTACCCGACCCGGCCTGGCTCGGGGCCCTCGGCACCTTCGACGTGGTGGCCCTGGAGAACGGCGGCCAGGTCGAGGACGCCTCCGACCGCTTCTACTCACCGGCCACCAACACCATCCAGCCGGGGCGCTCCCGCCAGATGGACGACGGCTGGGAGACACGCCGCCGCCGCGACCGGGGCCACGACTGGATCCGCTACCGCCTGGCCGCCCAGTCCCGGATCCGCGCGGTCGGGATCGACACGGCGTACCTCAAGGGCAACAGCGCGGGGTGGGCGTCGGTGTCCGTGCGCGACGGGGCGGACGGCGCCTGGACGGAGGTCCTCCCCCGCACCCGCCTCCAGCCCGACACCGACCACCGTTTCGTCCTCCCGTCCCCGGCCGTCGGCACGCACGCGCGCGTGGACATCCACCCCGACGGCGGCATCTCCCGCCTGCGGCTGCACGGCGAACTGACGGACCAGGGCGCGGCGGCGCTGGCGGCCCGCCATCAGGAACTCGGCGGCTGA
- a CDS encoding dihydrofolate reductase family protein produces the protein MGKLVSTLFVTLDGVYQAPGGPQEDPSGGFDQGGWSVPYGDEDFGRFVTEVFEGVGAFLLRRRTYDIFASYWPKMTDPADPVAAKLNAAPKYVVSGTLTAPDWAGTTVIGGDLAKEVPALKERTDGELQLHGSGALVRSLLALDLVDTLHLLTFPVVLGAGRRLFTEGAVPTAFRHTGGRVTAAGVSIQSYDLAGRPEYGSY, from the coding sequence ATGGGCAAGCTCGTCTCCACCCTCTTCGTCACGCTCGACGGCGTCTACCAGGCCCCCGGCGGTCCCCAGGAGGACCCCAGCGGCGGTTTCGACCAGGGCGGCTGGAGCGTCCCGTACGGCGACGAGGACTTCGGCCGGTTCGTCACCGAGGTCTTCGAGGGCGTCGGAGCCTTCCTCCTGCGCCGCCGTACGTACGACATCTTCGCCTCCTACTGGCCGAAGATGACCGACCCGGCCGACCCCGTCGCCGCCAAGCTGAACGCCGCGCCGAAGTACGTCGTCTCCGGCACCCTCACCGCCCCCGACTGGGCCGGCACCACCGTGATCGGCGGCGACCTGGCCAAGGAGGTCCCCGCCCTCAAGGAGCGCACCGACGGCGAACTCCAGCTGCACGGCAGCGGGGCCCTGGTCCGGTCCCTGCTCGCCCTCGACCTGGTCGACACACTCCACCTGCTGACGTTCCCGGTCGTCCTGGGCGCCGGCCGCCGCCTGTTCACGGAGGGCGCCGTCCCGACCGCCTTCCGGCACACCGGCGGACGGGTCACCGCGGCGGGCGTCTCCATCCAGTCGTACGACCTGGCGGGCCGGCCGGAGTACGGCTCGTACTGA